A genomic window from Litoreibacter janthinus includes:
- a CDS encoding orotate phosphoribosyltransferase produces the protein MIPTTYPTREEIARLSASMLLEVGAIHFNAREPFTHASGKKAPTYVDCRKLISYPRIRTTLMDFLACTVMRDAGFEAFDNIAGGETAGIPFGALVAERLELPMTYVRKKPKGYGRNARIEGVMTEGQRVLLVEDMTTDGGSKISFVEAIRETGATCAHTAVIFFYDIFPDTREVLGGHGITLHSLCTWWDVLAVAKEQATFDVETLTEVEKFLRNPAEWQAANS, from the coding sequence ATGATCCCGACCACCTACCCGACCCGCGAAGAAATCGCTCGCCTCTCGGCCTCCATGTTGCTGGAAGTCGGCGCCATCCACTTCAACGCGCGCGAGCCGTTCACCCACGCCTCCGGCAAAAAGGCCCCGACCTATGTGGATTGCCGCAAGCTCATCTCCTACCCGCGCATCCGCACCACGCTGATGGATTTTCTGGCCTGCACCGTCATGCGCGACGCGGGGTTTGAGGCGTTCGACAACATCGCGGGCGGCGAGACTGCGGGTATCCCCTTCGGGGCGCTGGTGGCGGAGCGGCTGGAACTGCCGATGACCTATGTGCGCAAGAAGCCCAAAGGCTATGGACGAAACGCCCGTATCGAAGGTGTGATGACAGAAGGCCAGCGCGTGTTGCTGGTGGAAGATATGACGACCGATGGCGGCTCCAAGATCAGCTTTGTCGAAGCGATCCGTGAAACGGGTGCAACCTGCGCCCACACGGCGGTGATTTTCTTCTACGACATCTTCCCTGACACCCGCGAGGTTTTGGGTGGTCACGGCATCACGCTCCATTCGCTGTGCACATGGTGGGACGTACTGGCGGTTGCCAAGGAACAAGCAACCTTCGATGTAGAAACCCTGACCGAGGTCGAGAAATTCCTGCGCAACCCAGCTGAATGGCAAGCGGCGAACAGCTGA